In one window of Gopherus evgoodei ecotype Sinaloan lineage chromosome 9, rGopEvg1_v1.p, whole genome shotgun sequence DNA:
- the POU3F4 gene encoding POU domain, class 3, transcription factor 4 has protein sequence MATAASNPYSILSSSSLVHADSAGMQQGSPFRNPQKLLQSDYLQGVPSNGHPLGHHWVTSLSDGTPWSSTLATSPLDQQDVKPGREDLQLGAIIHHRSPHVSHHSPHTNHPNAWGASPAHNSSITSSGQPINVYSQPGFTVSGMLDHGGLTPPPASATTQSLHPVLRDTADHGDIGSHHCQDHSDEETPTSDELEQFAKQFKQRRIKLGFTQADVGLALGTLYGNVFSQTTICRFEALQLSFKNMCKLKPLLNKWLEEADSSTGSPTSIDKIAAQGRKRKKRTSIEVSVKGVLETHFLKCPKPAAQEISSLADSLQLEKEVVRVWFCNRRQKEKRMTPPGDQQQHEVYSHNVKTDTSCHDL, from the coding sequence ATGGCCACAGCTGCCTCTAATCCCTACAGCATTCTCAGTTCCAGCTCCTTAGTCCATGCAGACTCCGCGGGCATGCAGCAAGGGAGTCCTTTCAGAAACCCTCAGAAACTTCTCCAAAGTGACTACTTACAGGGAGTTCCTAGCAATGGGCATCCTCTCGGACACCACTGGGTGACCAGCCTCAGTGATGGGACCCCGTGGTCCTCCACGCTAGCGACGAGCCCCCTCGACCAGCAAGACGTGAAGCCAGGAAGAGAAGATCTCCAGCTTGGCGCAATCATCCATCACAGGTCGCCTCATGTGTCTCACCACTCGCCCCATACAAATCATCCCAACGCATGGGGAGCCAGTCCAGCTCATAACTCATCGATAACCTCCAGTGGACAGCCTATTAATGTCTACTCGCAACCGGGCTTCACAGTCAGTGGCATGTTGGACCATGGGGGGCTAACACCACCTCCTGCCTCCGCCACTACCCAAAGCTTGCACCCAGTGCTGAGGGACACCGCAGATCATGGAGATATAGGCTCCCATCACTGTCAGGATCACTCTGACGAGGAGACGCCGACATCAGATGAGTTGGAACAGTTTGCAAAGCAGTTCAAACAAAGGAGAATCAAGTTGGGATTCACTCAAGCAGACGTTGGCTTAGCACTAGGGACTCTCTATGGCAATGTTTTCTCTCAGACTACTATCTGCAGGTTTGAGGCTCTGCAGCTCAGCTTTAAGAACATGTGCAAACTGAAACCGCTGCTAAACAAGTGGCTGGAAGAGGCAGATTCATCTACCGGCAGCCCGACTAGTATTGACAAAATAGCAGCCCAaggcaggaaaagaaagaagagaaccTCGATAGAGGTGAGTGTCAAAGGGGTTTTGGAAACTCATTTTCTTAAATGTCCCAAACCTGCAGCCCAAGAGATCTCCTCCTTGGCAGACAGCCTGCAGTTAGAGAAAGAAGTGGTGCGTGTCTGGTTTTGTAACAGAAgacaaaaagagaaaagaatgacTCCACCAGGGGATCAGCAGCAGCATGAGGTTTATTCTCATAACGTGAAAACAGACACATCCTGCCATGATCTTTGA